Below is a genomic region from Equus caballus isolate H_3958 breed thoroughbred chromosome X, TB-T2T, whole genome shotgun sequence.
tgcttttgggAACATTCTCTCCTGCAAAGTCGTATGTGATGACAACGGCTCTAAAGGTTATGCCTATGTGCACTTTGACAGTCTGGCGGCTGCCAATAGGGCCATCTGGCATATGAATGGAGTGCGGCTCAACAACCGCCAGGTGTATGTTGGCCGATTCAAATTTCCGGAAGAGCGGGCAGCTGAAGTCAGAACCAGAGATAGAGCAACTTTCACCAATGTTTTCGTTAAAAATTTTGGAGATGACATGGATGACgaaaaactgaaggaaattttCAGTGAATATGGGTCAACTGAGAGTGTGAAGGTAATAAGAGATGCCAGTGGGAAATCTAAAGGCTTTGGATTTGTGAGATATGAGACACATGAGGCTGCCCAAAAGGCTGTGTTAGACCTGCATGGAAAGTCCATCGATGGAAAAGTCCTATATGTAGGGCGAGCACAGAAGAAAATTGAACGTCTGGCTGAGTTAAGGCGAAGATTTGAACGGCtgagattaaaggaaaaaagtcgGGCTCCGGGAGTGCCTATCTATATTAAGAACCTGGATGAGACCATTGATGATGAAAAACTGAAGGaggaattttcttcctttggatCAATTAGCCGGGCCAAAGTGATGGTGGAAGTGGGGCAAGGCAAAGGGTTTGGTGTTGTCTGCTTCTCCTCTTTCGAGGAGGCTACCAAAGCAGTGGATGAGATGAATGGTCGCATAATGGGCTCCAAGCCCCTGCATGTCACCCTGGGCCAGGCCAGGCGTAGGTGGTGAGAATAATACTCAATTTGTTTCAGCCTTAAGCTGGTGCCTACTTAGTTTGGGCTATTTTGTGATAAGAAGTTATTTTATGCCAATTCACAAGTTTTTTTAAGTGagtactttcttttaaaaaaagtgaaactaGAAAACCTTGTTCATTTTAGTGAAGACCATCATTTGCGATTGTAAAACTGTCATTTTGTACTATTTTTTGATATAATGTCTATAGGAATATGTAGAATAAAGTTTATTCCTccacacatttttcttcttaaaccaGTCAAGGTGAGGTAATTGagtatatttccttctttatttcaataatactattaaatttaatttcttctgtgaaaatattcttgaaatggTCCTTACTTCTGAGTCTGACGCAGTGAAAAATTCTAACTTGCTTTTGAGAAATCAATGGAACAGGGAGAAATGTATGTGATCCAATTAACATTTGCCCATaatttcactttaaattattattttaaatgaatattcttttaaaaagatgtgagctttctttcttccctttatttatttatattttttccttttttaatatatCGTGGGCATACCACAGACTTGATAGGGGCTTTGACTAAGTGTTGGGGGTTTTCCTTATTGACTTCATGCCCAGAGAAATAAGCATATTGGTGTTTTCTCTATCACTACCTTAGAAAATTAACACTTCAGGCATTAATTCTTAAAATTACaagttttatcttaaaaatctTTCCTGAGATTTGATATTTGAGAACGGTAAAAGGAGCATTCATACCACTCATTTTTCTAAACTCCTTAGTACATATGCTTGGGTCATGTTAAATTAATAAGATGAATAACTGCACTGAATTGCCTTTACCTATagataattttaagattttaccTTCAGCCTTTATTGTGTCAGTATAAAAGGTAAATGATTCATATAATGATGTTTAAAAGCTACTTTGAAGGACATCTTCTATTAAATGTGCCATTACTTCTTGCAACTGTTGAATATATCCATGTGATAATATTCACAGATGTTTTAAAGTTAAGGAAAAGGGTGTCTCTCTTGATTAAATCACATGCCTCCATCTATCATATGAGAGCTATTACCGCAGTATGGTTCTCTTTTTGTCTGGCTGCTTGGACGTTGTGACAAAACGTTCTGTTCTGTGTTGCAGTTACATTATTTAGCCTGTAATTTCTAGATTACAGAATTTCCATATGTTACTTGCAgttccctcttctccccacccaTCTACCTTTCATCCATATTCCActtacttttatgttttc
It encodes:
- the PABPC5 gene encoding polyadenylate-binding protein 5 isoform X1 yields the protein MGSGEPNPAGKKKKYLKAALYVGDLDPDVTEDMLYKKFRPAGPLRFTRICRDPVTRSPLGYGYVNFRFPADAEWALNTMNFDLINGKPFRLMWSQPDDRLRKSGVGNIFIKNLDKSIDNRALFYLFSAFGNILSCKVVCDDNGSKGYAYVHFDSLAAANRAIWHMNGVRLNNRQVYVGRFKFPEERAAEVRTRDRATFTNVFVKNFGDDMDDEKLKEIFSEYGSTESVKVIRDASGKSKGFGFVRYETHEAAQKAVLDLHGKSIDGKVLYVGRAQKKIERLAELRRRFERLRLKEKSRAPGVPIYIKNLDETIDDEKLKEEFSSFGSISRAKVMVEVGQGKGFGVVCFSSFEEATKAVDEMNGRIMGSKPLHVTLGQARRRW